The genomic segment AAGGCGAATGATGCCATAGAGCCCAACGCCCTGCGGCCATTCCCAGCTGTCGAATGAAATGTAATCTCCTGCCGTGCCATCAAGGTTCGGCTCGTGAAAACGACCGTCGTTTTTCAGGCCAGTTATCCCGGCGACAAGCCGATCGAGATTGGCAAGAATGGTATCGCCATTCAGGGCCATGGTGTCCTCCTGCGTCCGCCTCTCCCAAGGCGTCATGTATGAGCAAGAAGAAATCATCACGAAAATCATTGCGCAAGCTGAAAATTTTTTGCAATTTGCTGCAAACGCGAGATGACTCATGACCAGTCGACCCTTGCCCGGAAAACGGGCTACGAAATCCAGGCGGATAAAACTCGAAGACGTCGCAGCGGCGAGCGGCGTCTCGATCAGTACCGCTTCCCGCGCGCTGGCAGGCGAGAAAGGCGTGAAACCGGAGATACGCGAGAAGGTTCTAGCCGCTGCCAAACAGGTGAATTACACACTTCCCGTTGCCCTTGCAGGTCGAAAGATCGTGCTGGCGGCATCGAGCGCGGCCATGATCGATTATGTGCGAAACCAGTTCACGCTCTACGTGCTTGAGGGACTGCGTGAGCGTGCCGAGGCGCTCAATCTGGAGATCGTGACGCGTCCTATCGCAGACAAGGCGGACGAAACCCAGATGCTGAAGGAAGCGCGGGAAGACCCCGAAACCGCGGGTCTTCTGTTTCTGACGGTGGACGACGAGGCCATGCTGGCGGCGACCCGCGATTTTCCGAAACCGGTGGTCCTGTTGAACGGACATGATCCGCTAATGCGTCTTTCCAGCGTGACACCTTGCAATCGCTCCGCCGCAAGGCTGGCCACAGAACATCTGATTCAGCTAGGACACAAGCGAATCCTCTTTCTGATGCGCCCCGGAAGACGGACGATTCTGCACCGTTGCGACGGCTGGCAGGATGCACTGAAAGCGCATCATCTGATTGCTGACCCGGATCTGATCATTTCAGTCGATGACTGGCTTCCGGAGTTGGCGGCAAGGGCAATCGAAGAACGCATACGGGACAGGGGGCTGGATTTTTCCGCGATCGTGACGGCAGGCGATAGCCTTGCGGTCGGCGCCATCATGGGTGTTCAAAAAGCGGGCTTCACGGTGCCGGACGATGTGTCGGTTGTCGGCATGGACGATCTGCCTCAGGCTTCTTTCGTCAATCCGCCGCTGACGACAATGCATCTGCCGATGCGAGAGATCGGTTCGGCTGCTCTCGACCTGATCAGCGACAGTATGGCGGGCAGGATCAACCCTGCTCGGCGCGTCGAACTGGCCTGTCATCTAGTAGAGCGTTCATCGACCGCACCCGCCAAGGTCCACTTGTGAAAGCTGCCGATTTGCCCTGAGCGGCTGGCTGGCGTAGGACTGGGTTGAACAGCTCGATATGTTTTACTGGAATGCACCATGCCCGATAGCCCACTTGTTCCGATCATAGACGGTCATAACGACGTTCTGCTGCGCATGATGCAGCCGGGCCAAGACGATCCCGTTGCCGGGTTTCTGGAAGGCGAGGGAAGGGGGCATATTGATCTGCCGCGCGCCAAAGCTGGCGGTCTGGCAGGAGGGCTTTTTGCCATCTTCGTTCCCTCCCCGCATCATAGGCCAGATGCCGACGGAAATTTTGTTGCACCGGAACAGGCCTCCGCCCTGAACCAAACCCTGGCAATGGCCCGCAAATTCTTCGAACTGGAAGCGCGTTCACAGGGCCAGATCAAGGTCTGTCGCAATTCAATCGAATTGCAGGCCTGTATTGAGCAGTCGATTTTTGCGCCGGTTCTTCATATCGAAGGTGCCGAGGGCATAGGTGAGGACCTCGATGCGCTTCACGTGCTTCATCAGGCCGGTTTGCGAAGCTTGGGGCCCGTCTGGAGCAGACCCAACATCTTCGCTCACGGGGTTCCCTTTCGGGTGCCCCATTCTCCCGATATCGGGCCGGGGCTGACGGATGCCGGGCGCGCTCTCGTTCGCATCTGCAATCATCTCAAGATCCTGATCGATCTTTCGCACATGAACGAGCAAGGCTTCTGGGACACTGCAAGACTGTCGGATGCTCCGCTTGTGGCGACACACTCCAATGCACATGCGCTCAGCCCGCACAGCCGGAACCTGACGGACCGCCAGCTTGACGCGATCGGCGAAAGCAAGGGCCTCGTTGGCATCAATTACGGAGTGCTGTTTCTCCGGGATGATGGTGTGCGGAACCTCGATACTCCTTTGCAGATCGTCGTGGATCACATTCGCTACATCGCAGACCGGATAGGGATCGAGCGTGTAGCACTCGGTTCCGATTTCGACGGAACAACTGTTCCCAATGAACTGAAAGATGCTGCTGGATTGCCGCGTCTGATCGAGCTTATGCGGCAAAACGGTTTCGATCAGATTTCGATCGAGCGGGTTGCTTATCGCAACTGGCTTGATGTGCTCGCTCGCACCTGGGGCAATTAAACAGCAGTCCTGCGTTTTGTTATTAACGATTGAGTAACCAATGCGCGGAGCGCATGGGTGGCGTGAAGTCTTGTCTCTGCAAGTTCGAAGGGTGCGGGACTATATGGAGCTCATCGAAACGACGCCGGAACTGATCAAGTTGCTGACGTCACAAAGACCTCAGAAAGGCGAAGAAAATGAACGTAGCACGCTCCTTCAACAATTGGCGCAAGTACCGTCAGACCGTCAACGAACTCGCTCGCATGTCGAGCCGTGAACTGGCTGACATGGGCATCTCCCGCTCGGAAATCGAAGCTGTTGCCCGCGGTTCCGTGGCCCGCTAATCGTTTTAGCTCCTCGTACGTCGCAACGCCCGCCACACGCGGGCGTTTTGCTTTTTATGAAGTTTATGTTGCATTGCATTTATGCATAGCTGCACTGCAACATAAGCGCTTCCGCTTCTCCTCAAATTTGCTAATCTCTGGTCATCGAAACGACGCATCCTCCTCCCGCGAAGTTTCGATGTCAGGCCAACTCCTCCTCCTCCCAAAGTTGGCCTGCAGGAACGACAGCAACTCCTCCTCCCATGCTGTTGTTCGGTTCTTTTCGGAAAGCCTGCCGCACCTCCTCCCGCGGCAGGCTTTTTCGTTTTGGAATGGGGTTCCCGTCAGGGTTGGGCATTTTTCCCGCTGCAACATCTTAACAATTAGTGACCGGCTGTTTGCCAGATTGGCACAGTGATCGGCGGTCGGCGCAAGTTTGGCATAAGCTTCGTCTGGCTAAAAAGGTGAGCGAATTCAATCACCGATCTCCGTAGGCCCTATCCGTTCGCGATACGGACCGGGAGACCGGCACTTCCATCGTTAACTCTTTGTTAACCATATAGCCGCTATCAGAAATCAACCATTTGTTAACGAAGATGACCAAAGTGCAAACAGATTCACGCTCGATCAGGATCAAGGGACGCTCGTTTCTCGCTGTCGTTCTGACACCTGACCTGCCCCTCGATCAGTGGTTGGAGAGGCTGGATGATCTGGCAGCGCGTTCTGCAGGCTTTTTCCTGGGTCGTCCGGTCGTCCTCGATGTCACGGAACTGCAGATCGATCGGCAGCAACTCGCAGAGTTTCTCGCGCATCTGGCACAGCGCAATGTCAGCATCATGGGCATTGAAGGCGCGCGCCATTCGATGATTGCGCCCGGCATGCCGCCGGTGTTGAAGGGTGGACGTCCGGCCGGTGATGTGGATGTCGCCTCCGTTGAGCCGGTTGCGGTGGCTGTTCAGCCCGCAGTTCCGGATTCCGGCGATACCCAACCAGAGCCGCAGGCAACTGTTTTGCAGGCGCCGCGCTCCGCCTTGCAATCTTTGGTCATCAACGAGCCCGTAAGGTCCGGACAATCTATCATCTTTACCGAAGGGGACGTCACGATCGTCGGCTCCGTTGCCTCCGGCGCCGAGGTCATCGCGGGCGGATCGGTGCATGTTTACGGCACTCTTCGTGGACGAGCCATGGCCGGGTCCGTCGGTAATTCGCAGGCGCGCATATTCTGCCGCAAACTCGAAGCCGAACTGATCGCGATCGATGGAATTTACAAGATGGCCGAGGATCTGCCTACGGACCTGCTTGGACAACCCGTGCAGGTCTGGCTCGAAGGAGATGCAATCGTTGCCGGAAAAGTCAATTGAGCTGCACCAAGCTCACGAACAGGAGAGAAAGATGGGGAAGGTAATCGTCGTTACGTCAGGCAAGGGCGGGGTCGGCAAGACAACCTCCACAGCTGCTTTGGGTGCTGCACTTGCCCAGCGCAATGAGAAGGTCGTCGTCGTGGACTTCGATGTAGGCCTGCGCAACCTGGATCTGGTCATGGGTGCCGAGCGCCGGGTCGTCTACGATCTCGTCAACGTCATTCAGGGCGATGCGAAGCTGACACAGGCGCTCATTCGCGACAAGCGGATTGAAAACCTGTTCCTGCTGCCTGCCTCCCAGACGCGCGACAAGGACAATCTGACGCCGGAAGGCGTCGAGTGGGTCATCAACGAACTCAAGCGCTACTTCGATTGGGTCATCTGCGACAGCCCGGCGGGGATCGAGCGCGGTGCGACACTTGCCATGCGCCATGCGGATGTGGCCGTGGTCGTCACCAATCCCGAAGTCTCGTCGGTGCGCGATTCCGACCGTATCATTGGTCTCCTGGACTCCAAGACGGTCAAGGCGGAGCGGGGCGAGCGTATGGAGAAGCATCTTCTTCTGACTCGTTTCGACCAGAACCGCGCCGCACGCGGCGACATGCTGAAAGTCGAGGACGTGCTGGAAATTCTCTCCATCCCGCTGCTCGGCATCATTCCGGAAAGCATGGATGTGTTGAAGGCTTCCAACATCGGCGCTCCGGTAACGATCGCTGATGCGAAGTCCGCTCCTGCCCAGGCCTATTTCGAAGCGGCCCGCCGTCTGGCCGGTGAAGACATTCCTGTCACCATGCCGGAAGAAAAGCGTGGTCTGTTCGGCAAGATCTTCTCGCGGAGGGCTGCATGAATATTTTCCGGCTTTTCAACAAGCAGAGATCCGCGCCTTTGGCGCGCGAGAGACTGCAGGTCCTGCTGGCGCATGAGCGTGTCGCAACCGGAAATGATCTCGTCGCCGTCCTGCGCGAGGAAATTCTGGCTGTCATCGCCAAGCATGTCGAACTCGACAGCGAACGCGTTCACGTCAAGATGGATCGCGACGAGCGGTTCTCCATCCTGGAGATCGATGTAGAAATCCCGCTGGAAGCCAAGCTCGAAGCGGCCTGAAGGCTAGTCTCGATTGAGAAAGTATCGGCGCGGACTGGCTCTGCGCCGACCGGATCACTGTGTCGCGAAGGACGCCTTAAGTTCATCGCTTATCGGCAGGTTTAGGCCCTGAGGAGAACCCTCGAACGGCTGCATGAACCAACGGTCATACATCTCCTGCATCTGCGGGCTACGATAAATACTGCGAAGGGCTGTCGCTGCGAGCTCCGCAAATTGCGGATCGTTGATTCGGGTCATGAAACCGTAGGGTTGTGGTTCGGATATTGCCTCCGAGCTCACCACATAATCATCCGGATTTCCTGTCTGGGCTATAAGATTGCGGATCAACACGTCGTCCATTGCAAATGCCGAGACCCGTCCGGATTTCACAAGCTCGAAGGCTTCGCGCACTTCATTGACGGGAACCGAGACAAGTCCGAGCTTTCTCTCGCGAGACAGCTGCAGGATTTGGCTTACGTTCACGGTTCCAAGAACGACGGCAACACTTTTCCCTCTCAGATCGTCTATCCTGTTGATGTTGTTGCGCGCGAGGGAGACGACCTTCGTCTGGGCGATGAAATGGGGCGGCGTGAAAAACACTGCCTTACGGCGATCCGCTACGTTAGTACTTGCATTGCATTCGATATCTATCCCCCCATCATTCAAAAGCTGGATGCGATTTGCAGGTGTGCGCTGAACCAGTTCAACGGACAATTCCGGCAGATCCAGCATAGCCTGCATTTTTCTGGCCATGGCCCTGCAGAGATCTATCGAATAGCCGACGACTTCTCCTGAACTGGTCTTAAAGGAAAATGGTTGGGCCGATCCATAACCGACACGTAAGACCCTGGTCTCCTTCAGCCGCTCTATGGTTGATCCGTTAAAGCTCAAATCAGTCTCAGCCAATGCGAGAGTTGACGGAAGCAGCAACAGAATGGCGGCTAAAAGCCGTTGAAAAAGGATCTTCAACATCAAATCACTCCAAATATTCTTTTGGTTTTGAAAACACTGCCTTCAATTCGGGTGACATCGGCAGTTTCATATTCTGTCCCAGCGGTGGAATTGGCCGCTCGAACCACTTTGTATAAAGCTCTTGGATATCCTTGCTGGTGAACAGTTTCTCGAGACTCGCGTTCACGACCGCCTTGAAAGCATCGTCGCCCAAGGGCAGCAAAATTCCGTAAGGCTCCGGCGGGCTGAAAGTTTCCTCTGAGATTACATAATCGTCCGGCTTCGACGAAGCCGCGATCTGGCCGGCGAGGAGAATATCGTCCATGACGAAGGCAGACGCCTTGCCGTTGGTGACCAGATTGAAGGAGTCCGAATTTTCGCGGTTCAACAGGACCGAAATATTCAGCATCCGCTGCCGGTTGATCGCGTTCAGTTGATCCAGGTTGACGGTTCCGGTCGTTGCGGCGACGCTTCTGCCTGCAAGATCCGAAATCGATCGGATGTTCGAGCTCTTCAAGGAGACAAAGCGCGTTGCCGTCACGAAATGCGGATAGGAAAAGGCCACCATTTTTCGCCGCTCGGCATTATTGGTGGTTGCCGCGCATTCCATGTCGATCCGGCGAGATTTGACCATGACGAAGCGGGTGGCCGATGTTACCGAAACATATTCTATACGAAGATCGGATTTACCGAGCGTCGCAGCGATATCTTTTACGATCCGCTGACAGATTTCGACGGCATACCCGGTCGCTACGCCAGCCACGAGATAGGAGAAGGGTGGTTCCGACACACGGTGCCCGATAGTGACCGTTCCGGTGTTTTTGATCTTCGTCAGAGTGTCCGAACTCTCTTCTGCCGATGCGCCAGCGCTTCCTACAGTCAGCGCCAGCATCGCAGGCCATAAAAGTGTTTGGACGGATCGACTCAAAATTGAGAACGCCCTGATCGTTGGCACTGTCGCTGCAATTTCGTCGTGTCCCGGCATGAAGATCGTTCCCTTTTGTTTCAGGCGGCGCTCGATCCCAGATACTGTTCCGTGAAGCTGGCTTGCGGTCTGCCCAGCAGATAACCCTGGACCGATCCGCAACCGGCTGCACGCAGCAGATCCAGCTGTTCCTTGTATTCGACACCTTCGGCGGTCACGCTGATGTCCAGTCCCCGGGCCAGGGAAACAGTCGACAGCACGATATTGAGACACCGGGTACTTTCCGCGACACCTGAAATGAAGCGGCGATCCAGCTTGATACGCGTGACCGGCAGATCAATCAGATAGGACAAGGATGCGAACCCGGTTCCAAAATCATCAAGTGCTATGCCGACACCCATCGCCCGAATGGCCGTCAGGATGGTGATCGCCTCCTTGCCTTCGACCTTGTTGGTTTCGGTGATTTCTATCTCCAGACGGTCAGCCGAGAGGCCGGTTTCATTGAGTGTGGCACGAATGAAATCCGGTAGATCCTGTCTCAGCAGGCCGATGGCAGAGATATTGACAGAGACTGTTGTCCGATCATCCTTGCCTGCCATCTGGCGGCAGGCCTGCTTCAGGACCCAGCGGTCGAGCTCAACGATAAAACCGGTTTCTTCAGCGGCAGGGATAAATTTGTCGGGCGTAATGAAGCCGCGTTTGGGATGGTTCCATCTCACCAGCGCCTCATAGCCCGAAATTCTACCCTCGCCGATGGCGACGATCGGCTGATAATGTACCTCGAATTGGTCCTCGTTCAGGGCAGTCATGAGCTCCAGCTCGATAGTGGAGCGGTGTGATGTTTCCATGGTCATCCCTGGTTCGAATATATGGAAGCAACCGCGGCCTGCACCCTTCGATGTGTAAAGCGCGACATCCGCATTGCTCAAAATTTGATTGGAGTTTCGGCCGTGTAATGGTGCCCTGGCAATTCCGATACTGGCACCGATAGACAATGAAAGTTCGTTGATCTGAAAGGGTCTGGAAATTGCCTCCAGAATTCGGGCAGCCAGCCGCTTTGCCTCCTTTTCGGCGTTCAAGGCTACCACCTGGATGAGCGCGAACTCATCGCCACCGAGGCGGGCGAAAACATCGTCTGGCCCCAGCAATGTGGAAACGCGTTTGCAGGTCGATATCAACACCTGGTCACCAACAGCGTGCCCATAGGTGTCATTCACGGGTTTGAAGCGATCAAGATCCAGCAACATCACGTTGATGATCTTGTTTCCGACTTCGACCTCTTCAAGTAAACTATTCAGTGCTTTCTGGAGAAACGCCCGGTTTGGCAGTCCCGTGAGAGCGTCATGATGGGCAAGATGCTCCAGTTCTCTGGCTGCTTCCCGCATCTGTCTCAAATGTTCACGCTCGACCACTGCCTCCCGCAAGGTCTCGATCGTTGTGGCAAGTTGCCCGATTTCATCCTGTCGTCGCTGGTACGGCGTGATGTTCCCCGTTTCATCGCGAGCAATCCGTTTGAGCGCCTCGATCAGAACTGGTACGGGTTTGAAAAGGCTGCGGAGGAGCAAGGCAATCGCGCCGCCGGTGGCAAGCATGATGACAGCGAACGATAAAAGTGAATTGCGGTAAAAGATGCCGCGGGTAGCCATGAGCGATTCCGTCGTCCCGACCGATGCGGCGACGCCACCCAGCATCTTGCCCTCGGAGGAGCGGATAGGCAGATAGCCGATGTAGTGCTCTTCAGTGCCAATCTTGCCAAAGCCGGTGAAAAACTCCGTGTATTCTTCTGACGGTCCGCCATTGTCCTGAACGGATAGCGTCAAGCCGGCAGGCCCGCCGTCACTGTCAGTAATGGAAACCAGGCTTTTCGTCGAAGCATCGTATTGGAGGAGCCACACCTTCTGCTTTGTCTGCACGGACGCGAGCGCGAGAACATCCACGGCCACATAGCCGGTATCCAGCACCGACGCATCGTCGCCTATCATGCGGTCGGTGATGATCCGTACAATCTGGCTCGACGGTGTCATGTCCACGGCAACGAAGGTATAGACGCTTCGAATTGCACTGCTGACGATCTGGATATTGGTGCTCGCCTGCTGTCGCCATTCATCTCGCTGACTTCGCTCGATCATGATCCAACCCGTCGCGGCGCCAGAAATGTAGGCAAGCGCGACAGCAAATAGCAGGAATGAGGTAACTTTGCCGATGATGGATCGACGCCAATTCAAACGCGTCTTCAGGGCCTTTTGGCCTGCGAATATCGACAGCATCAGGGTTCCAATCACAGTGCAATTATAAGTAGGTTGTCTAAATCTTGCAGCCCTGATGATGGTTGCGCGGTTCTTTCCAAATCATTGACGAAGGTGAAACTGTGAAACAAACCACCCGGATGGTTAATAAAAATATATTAATCAGAATGTGATAATTTTAGATTTAGATAAGCGGACTGACGTCATAATAAATACTTTTGTCTGAGAAGGATATAAATCAGATTCGCGCAAAGATTCGAATAATAGACAAAAAAATCGACTTTCACGGGATTTAATACAGATGATTTTCTTGTAAATGATCACGTATCATATTGTCGATTTATGATAATGCCCCGGTGTGGCACCAGTGGAATACTTGAAGTCGATGATACCAGACCCGTTCGCCCTGTCGCTCGCTCGTGTTCCGAGCGTCAGGAATTTGGTTCGGAAAAGAGCTCTACGATAAGGTTGCGCAGTTGATCCATTCTCAGACTCTCGGTCTGTACCGGCCTCAAGCCTGAATTGAAGCCTTGCCGAAGGAATTCGGCTACAACATCCGTGCGCTTTGCAATGATGTGAATTGGGACATCGCGCGTTGCGTCAGGCCCGGTCACGACTGATGCCGGCTGATGATCACCGATAACAATGAAAATCGCATCATCACCAAAGGTACGGATATAGCTTGCCACCGCCTCCAGCGAATAGTCTATCGTTCGGATGTAATGGTCCCGGATGCGGTCGGGGTCTGCCCAGACGAAAGCCGGCGACTCGCCGGACGCCGCCTGGTCATTGAAGGTTTTCCCATCACCGACCGCCTGCCAGTCGATCATGTGAGCGACTGGCGTCCAGGGCGCATGACTTGAGATGAGGGCAGTCTCGATCATGACATTGCGACGTGGTTGCGGATCTCGAATGAGTTTTTGAATTGCCGAGAGCGTATATTGGTCTGGCATTGTGATCCAGTTGAAGGGCTGGCCCTGATAACTAAGATCTTTCGCCGCATAGACCCGATCATAACCAAAATAGGCGCTTTCCGGCCAATCCAGAGTGATTGCAGGCATGGCCGCCGCCGTCTCCCAGCCTGCATTCTTAAACAAGCGGTTGAGACTGCTTCTGTCGCTCATGACCAGTCGATCGTAGCGCGCCTGACTGTCGATCCAGAGTCCAGACAACAGTGTGCCATGGGCAAGCCAACTGAGGCCCGCCACAGTCGGCGATGTGACCCAGCGACTGGCAATCTGAAACCCGGACTGTTCGAGGCTTTTCTGCATATCCTCAAATCGTGCAGCGATACGCGGCGAGAAACGTGTGTCTTCAACAGCACTGCGTCCGTAAGACTCGACGAATATCAGGAAAACGTCCTGTCCCTTGACCCGTCCCATGAGCTCGGTCTTTCCTTTGAAAGGGTCGGATTGTGCGAGCTCCACCTCAAAGCGGTGCATGTCGGCAATTGCATGCGAGATCAGATCGAGCCGCTGTATCAGATAGGGCGTGGCTTTGGCTTCGACCGTCAACGCATGCCGCTCATCTTCGCTTCTTAGCATCAGACCCGAAAGCCCGATCAATGCGGTTGATACCGCCACACAGCCGTAAAGCCTGCGTTTGGATGACCAGCCTCCCGGAAAGTTGCATGACCAATAAAACAGGCCAATTATGATGAAAAGGCTGAAGGAGCCGGACAGAATGGCAAATGCGCCGACCCAGGTACCAATGCTCCTGGAAAGCACATTCCAGCCGTCTCCAATCATTTTGATATCGAGGTACGGGTTGAACGGTCGCTGAAACGCCGATTGCGTGCCGATGTCTGCGAGCTTGAGCAGAACCAGCAAGCTTGCCAGTACAGTGACCACAGCCGCAAGTTTTCCCCGCCACTTGCCGGGCACGATGATGAGACCCAGAGCTATGATCGGTATCTCAAGCGGGATGGACAGGAATGTCTGGAGATCGAATGCGTCGGGATGTTCCGGCATGTTGATGAATGCGGATAGAAGAACGCAGAACAAAAGAAATCGCGTCGTGCTTACAAACATGCCAATCATTCCCGCCGTCGTCATCCGCGCCGGTCCATCACAATCAACGTTCCGTATCTTGAACTACGCCCCGATCGTGGATGGCGATCACCCTGCTCGAGGAAAGGAGCCCGATTTTGAAACTGGTGCGCATCTTCGGTACCGCTCTTGCCTTGGTCCTTGCTGCGTGGGTGGTCTGGCAGACCGACTGGAGCATCGTTTTAAAATCTCTCTCATCCGTTTCCCTGGTCCATCTCTCCGCAGGCTTGTTGTTGGTCCAGTTCCAGATCTGCATGTCCGCATTCCGCTGGCGGTATACTGCCTTGAGCATCGGACAGCCCATCGGGAAGTGGCAGGCCGTTCGCGAGTACTATCTGTCGACAGGTCTCAACCAGTTGCTGCCAGGCGGGGTCGCAGGGGATGCAATCCGCGCTTATCGGGGACGGGCGCAGGATGGGTCGGGCCTGGCGCGATCTGCTACGTCCGTCATTCTCGAGCGACTGTCTGGCCAGATCGCCCTTCTGATGTTCGTTTTGGTAGGCCTGCTGCTTTGGCCAGATCGGATCTATGGGACCAATAAATGGGCTGTGTTGGCCTTGGTCGGTGTCCTGTTGGCAGCCTTGTGCTTGGCGGTTCTTCCAGTCATCCGCACCAGGTTTACAG from the Rhizobium rhizoryzae genome contains:
- a CDS encoding LacI family DNA-binding transcriptional regulator, which gives rise to MTSRPLPGKRATKSRRIKLEDVAAASGVSISTASRALAGEKGVKPEIREKVLAAAKQVNYTLPVALAGRKIVLAASSAAMIDYVRNQFTLYVLEGLRERAEALNLEIVTRPIADKADETQMLKEAREDPETAGLLFLTVDDEAMLAATRDFPKPVVLLNGHDPLMRLSSVTPCNRSAARLATEHLIQLGHKRILFLMRPGRRTILHRCDGWQDALKAHHLIADPDLIISVDDWLPELAARAIEERIRDRGLDFSAIVTAGDSLAVGAIMGVQKAGFTVPDDVSVVGMDDLPQASFVNPPLTTMHLPMREIGSAALDLISDSMAGRINPARRVELACHLVERSSTAPAKVHL
- a CDS encoding dipeptidase, producing MPDSPLVPIIDGHNDVLLRMMQPGQDDPVAGFLEGEGRGHIDLPRAKAGGLAGGLFAIFVPSPHHRPDADGNFVAPEQASALNQTLAMARKFFELEARSQGQIKVCRNSIELQACIEQSIFAPVLHIEGAEGIGEDLDALHVLHQAGLRSLGPVWSRPNIFAHGVPFRVPHSPDIGPGLTDAGRALVRICNHLKILIDLSHMNEQGFWDTARLSDAPLVATHSNAHALSPHSRNLTDRQLDAIGESKGLVGINYGVLFLRDDGVRNLDTPLQIVVDHIRYIADRIGIERVALGSDFDGTTVPNELKDAAGLPRLIELMRQNGFDQISIERVAYRNWLDVLARTWGN
- a CDS encoding DUF1127 domain-containing protein, with the translated sequence MNVARSFNNWRKYRQTVNELARMSSRELADMGISRSEIEAVARGSVAR
- the minC gene encoding septum site-determining protein MinC yields the protein MTKVQTDSRSIRIKGRSFLAVVLTPDLPLDQWLERLDDLAARSAGFFLGRPVVLDVTELQIDRQQLAEFLAHLAQRNVSIMGIEGARHSMIAPGMPPVLKGGRPAGDVDVASVEPVAVAVQPAVPDSGDTQPEPQATVLQAPRSALQSLVINEPVRSGQSIIFTEGDVTIVGSVASGAEVIAGGSVHVYGTLRGRAMAGSVGNSQARIFCRKLEAELIAIDGIYKMAEDLPTDLLGQPVQVWLEGDAIVAGKVN
- the minD gene encoding septum site-determining protein MinD — encoded protein: MGKVIVVTSGKGGVGKTTSTAALGAALAQRNEKVVVVDFDVGLRNLDLVMGAERRVVYDLVNVIQGDAKLTQALIRDKRIENLFLLPASQTRDKDNLTPEGVEWVINELKRYFDWVICDSPAGIERGATLAMRHADVAVVVTNPEVSSVRDSDRIIGLLDSKTVKAERGERMEKHLLLTRFDQNRAARGDMLKVEDVLEILSIPLLGIIPESMDVLKASNIGAPVTIADAKSAPAQAYFEAARRLAGEDIPVTMPEEKRGLFGKIFSRRAA
- the minE gene encoding cell division topological specificity factor MinE, with product MNIFRLFNKQRSAPLARERLQVLLAHERVATGNDLVAVLREEILAVIAKHVELDSERVHVKMDRDERFSILEIDVEIPLEAKLEAA
- a CDS encoding amino acid ABC transporter substrate-binding protein, with amino-acid sequence MLKILFQRLLAAILLLLPSTLALAETDLSFNGSTIERLKETRVLRVGYGSAQPFSFKTSSGEVVGYSIDLCRAMARKMQAMLDLPELSVELVQRTPANRIQLLNDGGIDIECNASTNVADRRKAVFFTPPHFIAQTKVVSLARNNINRIDDLRGKSVAVVLGTVNVSQILQLSRERKLGLVSVPVNEVREAFELVKSGRVSAFAMDDVLIRNLIAQTGNPDDYVVSSEAISEPQPYGFMTRINDPQFAELAATALRSIYRSPQMQEMYDRWFMQPFEGSPQGLNLPISDELKASFATQ
- a CDS encoding amino acid ABC transporter substrate-binding protein codes for the protein MLALTVGSAGASAEESSDTLTKIKNTGTVTIGHRVSEPPFSYLVAGVATGYAVEICQRIVKDIAATLGKSDLRIEYVSVTSATRFVMVKSRRIDMECAATTNNAERRKMVAFSYPHFVTATRFVSLKSSNIRSISDLAGRSVAATTGTVNLDQLNAINRQRMLNISVLLNRENSDSFNLVTNGKASAFVMDDILLAGQIAASSKPDDYVISEETFSPPEPYGILLPLGDDAFKAVVNASLEKLFTSKDIQELYTKWFERPIPPLGQNMKLPMSPELKAVFSKPKEYLE
- a CDS encoding EAL domain-containing protein, with product MLSIFAGQKALKTRLNWRRSIIGKVTSFLLFAVALAYISGAATGWIMIERSQRDEWRQQASTNIQIVSSAIRSVYTFVAVDMTPSSQIVRIITDRMIGDDASVLDTGYVAVDVLALASVQTKQKVWLLQYDASTKSLVSITDSDGGPAGLTLSVQDNGGPSEEYTEFFTGFGKIGTEEHYIGYLPIRSSEGKMLGGVAASVGTTESLMATRGIFYRNSLLSFAVIMLATGGAIALLLRSLFKPVPVLIEALKRIARDETGNITPYQRRQDEIGQLATTIETLREAVVEREHLRQMREAARELEHLAHHDALTGLPNRAFLQKALNSLLEEVEVGNKIINVMLLDLDRFKPVNDTYGHAVGDQVLISTCKRVSTLLGPDDVFARLGGDEFALIQVVALNAEKEAKRLAARILEAISRPFQINELSLSIGASIGIARAPLHGRNSNQILSNADVALYTSKGAGRGCFHIFEPGMTMETSHRSTIELELMTALNEDQFEVHYQPIVAIGEGRISGYEALVRWNHPKRGFITPDKFIPAAEETGFIVELDRWVLKQACRQMAGKDDRTTVSVNISAIGLLRQDLPDFIRATLNETGLSADRLEIEITETNKVEGKEAITILTAIRAMGVGIALDDFGTGFASLSYLIDLPVTRIKLDRRFISGVAESTRCLNIVLSTVSLARGLDISVTAEGVEYKEQLDLLRAAGCGSVQGYLLGRPQASFTEQYLGSSAA
- a CDS encoding sulfatase-like hydrolase/transferase, whose amino-acid sequence is MFVSTTRFLLFCVLLSAFINMPEHPDAFDLQTFLSIPLEIPIIALGLIIVPGKWRGKLAAVVTVLASLLVLLKLADIGTQSAFQRPFNPYLDIKMIGDGWNVLSRSIGTWVGAFAILSGSFSLFIIIGLFYWSCNFPGGWSSKRRLYGCVAVSTALIGLSGLMLRSEDERHALTVEAKATPYLIQRLDLISHAIADMHRFEVELAQSDPFKGKTELMGRVKGQDVFLIFVESYGRSAVEDTRFSPRIAARFEDMQKSLEQSGFQIASRWVTSPTVAGLSWLAHGTLLSGLWIDSQARYDRLVMSDRSSLNRLFKNAGWETAAAMPAITLDWPESAYFGYDRVYAAKDLSYQGQPFNWITMPDQYTLSAIQKLIRDPQPRRNVMIETALISSHAPWTPVAHMIDWQAVGDGKTFNDQAASGESPAFVWADPDRIRDHYIRTIDYSLEAVASYIRTFGDDAIFIVIGDHQPASVVTGPDATRDVPIHIIAKRTDVVAEFLRQGFNSGLRPVQTESLRMDQLRNLIVELFSEPNS